One window of Syngnathus acus chromosome 16, fSynAcu1.2, whole genome shotgun sequence genomic DNA carries:
- the LOC119135603 gene encoding uncharacterized protein LOC119135603 produces the protein MQSQGSTSSQPSLDSLSSSDSLLFSDSDNADVFLTDASSSALLEAAVAAAGPMAGGPAAADARAGRAANSPASQWACDGYADKEQEEEDGASPAQNPKSQGDLLFAQKCAELQGFVRPLLELLNGLKKGRFDRGLSSFQQSVAMDRIQRIVGVLQNPNSGARYLNTLLQVEMMLKLWFPQIAALPPSSAAAATSPACPAADATPPHKHRDQLHIPVKKRRLSWTGTDSPTSSPGLPKCPRLSAQEKHLPDDSEEETQTEATEGGPCPPPPAPPLLLLLRRCYCRRHTRILQRETPATLTVRVTCQSTKRLVVLSPASRGCTLPPSCPRGRRARQRRPRRTAPCPPPRPPSTARISRKPHAAKATQPLPTSKEVKTIRTRARPLRPE, from the exons ATGCAGTCCCAGGGCAGCACGTCGTCCCAACCCTCCTTGGACTCACTCAGCTCCAGCGACAGCCTCCTCTTCAGCGACTCTGACAACGCCGACGTCTTCCTAACCGACGCCTCTTCCTCGGCCCTCCTGGAGgcagcggtggcggcggcgggtcCGATGGCGGGGGGTCCGGCGGCGGCCGACGCCCGCGCCGGCCGGGCCGCTAACAGCCCCGCCTCGCAGTGGGCCTGTGACGGCTACGCCGACAAagagcaagaggaggaggacggcgCCTCGCCGGCCCAGAATCCTAAGTCGCAGGGCGACCTGCTGTTTGCTCAGAAG TGTGCTGAGCTTCAGGGTTTCGTCAGGCCCCTGCTGGAGCTGCTCAACGGGCTCAAGAAGGGCCGATTTGACCGTG GTCTGAGTAGTTTTCAGCAGAGCGTCGCCATGGATCGCATCCAGCGGATTGTGGGGGTCTTGCAGAACCCAAACAGCGG GGCGCGCTACCTCAACACGCTTCTCCAAGTGGAGATGATGCTGAAGCTGTGGTTTCCTCAGATCGCCGCCCTCCCGCCGTCATCTGCCGCTGCCGCCACTTCACCCGCCTGCCCCGCAGCGGACGCCACGCCCCCGCACAAGCACAGGGATCAGTTGCATATCCCGGTCAAG AAACGCCGACTCAGCTGGACAGGAACCGACTCCCCTACGTCCTCTCCGGGCCTCCCCAAGTGCCCTCGCCTTAGTGCGCAAGAGAAGCATCTTCCAGACGACAGCGAGGAAGAGACACAAACGGAAGCCACGGAAGGCGGCCCCTGCCCCCCACCACCagcaccccccctcctcctcctcctccgtcgTTGTTATTGCCGCCGCCACACCAGAATTCTGCAAAGGGAAACGCCAGCGACTCTGACGGTTCGGGTAACCTGTCAGAGTACAAAACGGCTTGTGGTTCTGAGCCCAGCCTCACGTGGGTGCACGTTGCCCCCATCCTGTCCCCGAGGAAGACGGGcgcggcagcggcggccacGCAGGACAGCGCCGTGTCCTCCACCACGCCCCCCGAGCACAGCAAGAATCTCGAGAAAGCCGCACGCTGCCAAAGCCACGCAGCCGCTGCCGACGAGCAAGGAGGTGAAGACCATCAGGACCCGGGCGCGCCCTCTGAGACCTGAGTGA
- the ca14 gene encoding carbonic anhydrase 14 isoform X6: MDSVAPFVLLLLPGLQWAAAEDTSWTYTGMVGQSEWSEHFPECGGSSQSPVDVVTSQTKYDPDLSPLTPLGYSQHGNRPFTLYNNGHTAVIELPDWMSLGGLPWLFSAVQMHLHWGSGGPSSGGSEHTINGQSAEAELHVVHFNSELYPNASVAMTQRNGLAVLGILIVTGEETNPSFNNIINYLSRVRHADQKVLIPAFDVQSLLPTDLGRYYRYNGSLTTPPCYQTVIWTLFHERVQISKAQLLKMETVLYSSRAEDPDRMLLQDNYRATQPLNHRVIFASFTAESGKELSSGEVTAIVIGIMCGCVGLAVIVRFIIKTVRMKQPEKANDKQQEMVLNCTGQAEKLEERSSAQSEP, encoded by the exons ATGGACTCTGTGGCTCCTTTTGTGCTGCTTTTGCTGCCCGGCCTCCAGTGGGCAGCTGCCG AGGACACAAGCTGGACCTACACTG GCATGGTGGGGCAGTCGGAGTGGTCGGAACATTTCCCCGAGTGCGGCGGTTCCTCTCAGTCTCCCGTTGACGTGGTGACCAGCCAAACTAAATATGACCCCGACTTGAGCCCCCTCACCCCGCTGGGCTACAGTCAGCACGGCAACAGACCCTTCACGCTCTACAACAATGGACACACAG CTGTGATCGAGCTGCCAGACTGGATGAGCCTGGGGGGGCTGCCCTGGCTTTTCTCAGCCGTACAGATGCACCTTCACTGGGGCAGCGGCGGCCCGAGCTCCGGGGGCAGTGAACACACCATCAACGGTCAGAGCGCAGAGGCGGAG CTGCACGTGGTGCACTTCAACTCGGAGCTCTATCCCAACGCATCTGTCGCCATGACGCAAAGGAACGGCTTGGCGGTGCTGGGAATTCTCATTGTG ACAGGCGAGGAGACCAACCCGTCCTTCAACAACATCATCAACTACCTGAGCCGCGTCAGACACGCAG ACCAGAAAGTGTTGATCCCAGCCTTTGACGTTCAGTCGCTGCTCCCTACCGACCTGGGTCGCTACTATCGCTACAACGGCTCCCTGACCACGCCGCCGTGCTACCAGACCGTGATCTGGACTCTGTTCCACGAGAGGGTTCAAATCTCCAAGGCTCAG CTGCTGAAGATGGAGACCGTCTTGTACTCCAGTCGAGCAGAAGATCCGGACCGGATGCTGCTGCAGGACAACTATCGCGCCACGCAGCCGCTCAACCACAGAGTGATCTTTGCTTCCTTCACAGCAG AGTCGGGGAAGGAGCTCTCTTCGG GTGAAGTCACCGCCATCGTGATTGGCATCATGTGCGGCTGCGTGGGCCTGGCAGTCATCGTCCGCTTTATCATCAAGACCGTCCG
- the ca14 gene encoding carbonic anhydrase 14 isoform X5 — translation MDSVAPFVLLLLPGLQWAAAEDTSWTYTGMVGQSEWSEHFPECGGSSQSPVDVVTSQTKYDPDLSPLTPLGYSQHGNRPFTLYNNGHTAVIELPDWMSLGGLPWLFSAVQMHLHWGSGGPSSGGSEHTINGQSAEAELHVVHFNSELYPNASVAMTQRNGLAVLGILIVTGEETNPSFNNIINYLSRVRHADQKVLIPAFDVQSLLPTDLGRYYRYNGSLTTPPCYQTVIWTLFHERVQISKAQLLKMETVLYSSRAEDPDRMLLQDNYRATQPLNHRVIFASFTAESGKELSSGEVTAIVIGIMCGCVGLAVIVRFIIKTVRFFAYLRRERVAVNRMKQPEKANDKQQEMVLNCTGQAEKLEERSSAQSEP, via the exons ATGGACTCTGTGGCTCCTTTTGTGCTGCTTTTGCTGCCCGGCCTCCAGTGGGCAGCTGCCG AGGACACAAGCTGGACCTACACTG GCATGGTGGGGCAGTCGGAGTGGTCGGAACATTTCCCCGAGTGCGGCGGTTCCTCTCAGTCTCCCGTTGACGTGGTGACCAGCCAAACTAAATATGACCCCGACTTGAGCCCCCTCACCCCGCTGGGCTACAGTCAGCACGGCAACAGACCCTTCACGCTCTACAACAATGGACACACAG CTGTGATCGAGCTGCCAGACTGGATGAGCCTGGGGGGGCTGCCCTGGCTTTTCTCAGCCGTACAGATGCACCTTCACTGGGGCAGCGGCGGCCCGAGCTCCGGGGGCAGTGAACACACCATCAACGGTCAGAGCGCAGAGGCGGAG CTGCACGTGGTGCACTTCAACTCGGAGCTCTATCCCAACGCATCTGTCGCCATGACGCAAAGGAACGGCTTGGCGGTGCTGGGAATTCTCATTGTG ACAGGCGAGGAGACCAACCCGTCCTTCAACAACATCATCAACTACCTGAGCCGCGTCAGACACGCAG ACCAGAAAGTGTTGATCCCAGCCTTTGACGTTCAGTCGCTGCTCCCTACCGACCTGGGTCGCTACTATCGCTACAACGGCTCCCTGACCACGCCGCCGTGCTACCAGACCGTGATCTGGACTCTGTTCCACGAGAGGGTTCAAATCTCCAAGGCTCAG CTGCTGAAGATGGAGACCGTCTTGTACTCCAGTCGAGCAGAAGATCCGGACCGGATGCTGCTGCAGGACAACTATCGCGCCACGCAGCCGCTCAACCACAGAGTGATCTTTGCTTCCTTCACAGCAG AGTCGGGGAAGGAGCTCTCTTCGG GTGAAGTCACCGCCATCGTGATTGGCATCATGTGCGGCTGCGTGGGCCTGGCAGTCATCGTCCGCTTTATCATCAAGACCGTCCG ATTTTTCGCTTACCTTCGCCGTGAAAGGGTCGCGGTGAACAG